One window from the genome of Haloprofundus halobius encodes:
- a CDS encoding DMT family transporter translates to MSRTASGVRRYAFALAPLSAAALWGGMYVVSKWTFTTIPPVTLGFLRVVIGAVVLFAVTKSKDVRIRREDYGRFVVLGGWVALTIATQFVGTELTNASQGSLLTVLTPVFTVVLGVSVLGERLTGKKAAGMALAVVGTLLVVAGQYRLSDLAAGNLAGLVALVAASVAWAGYTVWGVPVVRRYSALTAATYATLAATPMLGVLSLAELLAVGVPADAFAPSPQTFGAVLYLGVASTAAAWYLWYKGLEYVGAGTVAVFFFAQPAVGAALGAALLGEHVGPTFLVGGVVMAVGVGVVSAARG, encoded by the coding sequence GTGTCCCGAACGGCCTCCGGCGTGCGACGGTACGCCTTCGCGCTCGCCCCGCTGTCGGCGGCGGCGCTCTGGGGCGGCATGTACGTCGTCTCGAAGTGGACGTTCACGACGATACCGCCGGTGACGCTCGGCTTTCTGCGCGTCGTCATCGGCGCAGTCGTCCTGTTCGCCGTCACGAAGAGCAAGGACGTCCGCATCCGCCGCGAGGACTACGGCCGGTTCGTCGTCCTCGGCGGGTGGGTGGCGCTCACCATCGCCACCCAGTTCGTCGGCACCGAACTGACGAACGCGAGTCAAGGGTCGCTACTCACCGTCCTCACCCCGGTTTTCACCGTTGTCCTCGGCGTGTCGGTGCTCGGCGAACGGCTGACGGGGAAGAAAGCCGCCGGCATGGCGTTGGCCGTCGTCGGGACGCTTCTGGTCGTCGCCGGCCAGTACCGCCTCTCCGACCTCGCCGCCGGGAATCTCGCGGGCCTCGTCGCCCTCGTCGCCGCGAGCGTCGCGTGGGCGGGCTACACCGTCTGGGGCGTACCGGTGGTCCGGCGCTACTCGGCGTTGACGGCGGCGACGTACGCGACGCTCGCGGCGACGCCGATGCTCGGAGTGCTCTCGCTGGCGGAACTCCTCGCGGTCGGCGTCCCCGCCGACGCGTTCGCGCCGTCGCCGCAGACGTTCGGCGCGGTCCTCTACCTCGGCGTCGCGTCGACGGCGGCGGCGTGGTATCTGTGGTACAAAGGGCTGGAGTACGTCGGCGCGGGAACCGTCGCCGTCTTCTTCTTCGCGCAACCGGCCGTCGGCGCGGCACTCGGCGCGGCGCTTTTGGGCGAACACGTCGGCCCGACGTTTCTCGTCGGCGGCGTCGTGATGGCCGTCGGCGTCGGCGTCGTCAGCGCCGCTCGGGGCTGA
- a CDS encoding COG1361 S-layer family protein has protein sequence MRRKALSVLLVLVLLATPATVSAIEDPRFEAYVPEPTVAPGTQSNLSVQLVNDAEDVDEEVRNARNVKATLKSGGTPISVKSGTRLVGTMPDGEPATLDFGIGVPNDVESGTYDLELELTYEYDNDERSTDTVDVTVRVDDRARFVVTDVETDAPAGGSGGMNVTMRNVGESVAHNASVSTETTSADVSFGESESASRFVERWEPGETQTFRYDLTVANDASSGAHTMRATTAYENADGESAESAPVSFGVTPLPEQSFDLENVDGSLHVGEEGSLSGELVNAGETPARNVVLVFESQNSNVEPVETEYAVGTLGPGERAEFDFATDVTDNADAGPRQFSLEAQYRNADGDRRTSDPLDVQVDIDEQRDEFSLDGVNATFEAGESGELVVEVTNERDEPLHEVSAKIFPDGPITADSSEAYVDELAPGESAELVFGVSVGGDALAKTYPVQMDFRYEDRSGDSQLSDTYRLPVEVTEGEGGSLSLTLVGVGALAALGVGAVLYRRRNGGV, from the coding sequence ATGCGTAGAAAGGCACTCAGCGTTCTTCTCGTTCTCGTACTGCTCGCGACGCCGGCGACGGTGTCGGCCATCGAAGACCCGCGGTTCGAGGCGTACGTCCCGGAACCGACGGTCGCACCCGGCACGCAGTCGAACCTCTCGGTACAACTCGTCAACGACGCCGAGGACGTCGACGAAGAGGTGCGAAACGCGCGTAACGTCAAAGCGACGTTGAAGTCGGGCGGCACGCCCATCTCGGTTAAATCCGGCACGCGTCTCGTCGGCACGATGCCGGACGGCGAACCGGCGACCCTCGACTTCGGAATCGGCGTCCCCAACGACGTCGAGTCGGGGACGTACGACCTCGAACTCGAACTGACGTACGAGTACGACAACGACGAGCGGTCCACCGACACCGTCGACGTGACCGTTCGCGTCGACGACCGCGCGCGCTTTGTCGTCACCGACGTCGAGACGGACGCGCCCGCCGGCGGCAGCGGCGGGATGAACGTCACGATGCGGAACGTCGGCGAGAGCGTCGCCCACAACGCCTCGGTGAGCACCGAGACGACGAGCGCCGACGTCAGCTTCGGCGAGAGCGAATCCGCTAGCCGATTCGTCGAGCGGTGGGAACCCGGCGAGACGCAGACGTTCCGGTACGACCTAACCGTCGCGAACGACGCCAGTTCGGGTGCGCACACGATGCGCGCGACCACCGCCTACGAGAACGCCGACGGCGAGAGCGCCGAGTCCGCGCCCGTCTCCTTCGGCGTGACGCCGCTTCCCGAACAGTCGTTCGACCTGGAGAACGTCGACGGCTCGCTGCACGTCGGCGAGGAAGGCAGTCTGTCGGGCGAACTGGTCAACGCCGGCGAGACGCCCGCCCGCAACGTTGTCCTCGTCTTCGAGAGCCAGAACTCCAACGTCGAACCCGTCGAGACCGAGTACGCCGTCGGCACGCTCGGTCCGGGCGAGCGCGCCGAGTTCGACTTCGCGACGGACGTGACCGACAACGCCGACGCCGGGCCGCGACAGTTCTCGCTGGAGGCGCAGTACCGCAACGCCGACGGCGACCGGCGCACGAGCGACCCGCTCGACGTGCAGGTCGACATCGACGAACAGCGCGACGAGTTCAGTCTCGACGGCGTCAACGCGACGTTCGAGGCGGGCGAGAGCGGCGAACTCGTCGTCGAGGTGACGAACGAACGCGACGAACCGCTCCACGAGGTGTCGGCGAAGATATTCCCGGACGGTCCCATCACCGCCGACAGCAGCGAGGCGTACGTCGACGAACTCGCTCCCGGCGAGAGCGCGGAACTCGTCTTCGGCGTCAGCGTCGGCGGCGACGCGCTCGCGAAGACGTACCCGGTGCAGATGGACTTCCGCTACGAGGACCGCTCCGGCGACAGCCAGCTCTCGGACACCTACCGACTCCCCGTCGAGGTCACCGAGGGCGAGGGCGGTAGCCTGTCGCTGACGCTCGTCGGCGTCGGCGCTCTCGCCGCCCTCGGCGTCGGCGCGGTACTGTACCGCCGACGCAACGGCGGCGTCTGA
- a CDS encoding TrmB family transcriptional regulator codes for MSDDGPDERDVEEALERLGLTNYEARVFVALHRLGTGTAKDIHDLAGVPRSQVYGAAEDLEARGLVELQQSTPKRYRPVSLDAAKELLTARLERERDRAFDALAELRREEHGEETRDDVWTVRGRKPIDDRTVDLVHRAETRIVFGADSLDLLSDDVMTALRERAAAGLDVHVVSASAAVREQFDEIDAVGIAAPPADSPGDFTGRVILADDDIFLLSVLYEGDGSEPPEETAIWSAGTAMAAVLTRAAGNGIDALVGRNQP; via the coding sequence ATGAGCGACGACGGACCCGACGAACGCGACGTCGAGGAGGCGCTGGAACGTCTCGGCCTCACGAACTACGAGGCGCGGGTCTTCGTCGCGCTCCACCGACTCGGTACCGGGACGGCGAAGGATATCCACGACCTCGCGGGCGTCCCGCGCTCGCAGGTGTACGGCGCGGCGGAGGACCTCGAAGCGCGAGGGCTCGTCGAACTCCAGCAGTCGACGCCGAAGCGGTACCGGCCGGTCAGCCTCGACGCGGCCAAAGAACTGCTGACCGCCCGCCTCGAACGCGAACGGGACCGAGCGTTCGACGCGCTCGCGGAACTGCGTCGCGAGGAGCACGGCGAGGAGACCCGAGACGACGTGTGGACCGTCCGGGGCCGAAAACCCATCGACGACCGGACCGTCGATCTCGTCCACCGGGCGGAAACCCGGATCGTCTTCGGCGCGGACTCGCTCGACCTGCTCAGCGACGACGTGATGACGGCGCTTCGAGAGCGCGCCGCCGCCGGGCTGGACGTTCACGTCGTCAGCGCCAGCGCCGCGGTTCGCGAGCAGTTCGACGAGATAGACGCCGTCGGCATCGCCGCCCCGCCGGCGGACTCCCCCGGCGACTTCACCGGGCGGGTAATTCTCGCCGACGACGACATCTTCCTGCTCTCGGTGCTGTACGAAGGCGACGGGTCCGAACCGCCCGAGGAGACCGCCATCTGGAGCGCCGGAACCGCGATGGCGGCGGTGCTGACCCGCGCGGCCGGAAACGGTATCGACGCGCTCGTCGGCAGAAACCAGCCGTAG
- a CDS encoding efflux RND transporter permease subunit, which produces MDHQRVVDWVDERIVERSGRVVVLFLVLTLVFTAGLGNVSTEAGTEQFAEDIPANQALEDINREFGASFESGSGSTQLIQRSRNVLAKPALLEMLRTQEALDDRTDLRVSSTSSAATVVAQTLDPEATTLDAQMTAVERASPSEIRAAVRENANNPGFTGTVSNDFNRRSASASATIGVVEHDVPGYESSAAGQGGTSPLTPIQQRAERVVATTSDDITVFGSGITADEFSSVITDSLLIVTPAAVIFIVFFLVVAYRDLLDLLLGGLSLLMTVIWTFGFLGLAGIPFSQMMIAVPPLLLAVGIDFGIHAINRYREDRADGHDIDGAMRLTTDQLLVAFFIVTGTTVIGFLSNLVSDLAPIRDFGIVAAVGIVFTFLIFGVFLPAAKVWIDRRRDDWPIPTFSETPLGAEGSRLGELLRGGVVVAGKAPALFLLVIVLVSAGAGAYATGVDTSFTQEDFLPPEETPDYLDALPEPFAPADYSVVATLNFLEEKFETTQGGSATVYLETNMERDTTLDEIHRAGDDPPDSFVRSGGRADAESIVTVIQSQAESDPEFRAVVDRNDPDGDGIPDRNLDDVYDALLDSSARAEALDYLSEDRRSTRIVYSTKASAGQNAVTEDARDVADRFRGDAVATGDTVVFKAVSDLILQSAISSLALALGATVAFLVFVYWLVEGYPSLGVANTVPIGVAVALIAGTMRLLSISFNAFTATILAITIGLGIDYSVHVVHRFVDERRSHSLFTALDRTVRGTGGALAGSMLTTTFGIGVLVLSLLQVLGQFGVLTALSITYSFFVSLLVLPSVLVLWDRYQGHDPEVPIGHGTTGGPARGDGVATDGGVVDAPAGERRTRPEAKQSKGRAARWER; this is translated from the coding sequence CTGGACCACCAGCGCGTCGTCGACTGGGTGGACGAGCGTATCGTCGAGCGCTCGGGACGCGTCGTCGTCCTGTTTCTCGTCTTGACGCTCGTGTTCACCGCCGGTCTCGGCAACGTCTCCACGGAGGCGGGAACCGAACAGTTCGCCGAGGATATCCCGGCGAACCAGGCGCTCGAAGACATCAACCGCGAGTTCGGCGCGTCGTTCGAGAGCGGGTCGGGGTCGACGCAGCTGATACAGCGCAGCCGGAACGTGCTGGCGAAACCGGCGCTGTTGGAGATGCTGCGCACGCAGGAGGCGCTCGACGACCGCACCGACCTACGGGTGTCGTCGACGAGCAGCGCCGCCACCGTCGTCGCACAGACGCTGGACCCCGAAGCGACGACGCTCGACGCGCAGATGACCGCCGTCGAGCGGGCGTCGCCCAGTGAGATTCGCGCGGCGGTCAGAGAGAACGCGAACAACCCCGGCTTCACCGGCACCGTGAGCAACGACTTCAACCGGCGCTCCGCGTCGGCGTCGGCGACCATCGGCGTCGTCGAGCACGACGTCCCCGGCTACGAGTCGTCGGCCGCCGGGCAGGGGGGAACGAGTCCGCTCACGCCGATTCAACAGCGCGCCGAGCGCGTCGTCGCGACGACGAGCGACGACATCACGGTGTTCGGCAGCGGGATCACCGCCGACGAGTTCAGTTCGGTCATCACCGACTCGCTTCTCATCGTCACGCCCGCGGCGGTCATCTTCATCGTGTTCTTCCTCGTCGTCGCCTACCGTGACCTCCTCGACCTCCTGCTGGGCGGGTTGTCGCTGCTCATGACCGTCATCTGGACGTTCGGCTTCCTCGGCCTCGCCGGCATCCCGTTCAGTCAGATGATGATCGCGGTGCCGCCGCTGTTGCTCGCGGTCGGCATCGACTTCGGTATCCACGCCATCAACCGCTACCGCGAGGACAGAGCGGACGGCCACGACATCGACGGCGCGATGCGACTGACGACCGACCAACTGCTCGTCGCGTTCTTCATCGTCACCGGGACGACGGTCATCGGCTTCCTGTCGAACCTCGTCTCCGACCTCGCGCCGATTCGCGACTTCGGTATCGTCGCCGCCGTCGGCATCGTCTTCACGTTCCTCATCTTCGGCGTCTTCCTCCCGGCGGCGAAGGTGTGGATCGACCGCCGCCGCGACGACTGGCCGATTCCGACGTTCAGCGAGACGCCCCTCGGGGCGGAGGGGTCGCGACTCGGCGAGCTGCTTCGCGGTGGCGTCGTCGTCGCCGGGAAAGCCCCCGCGCTGTTCCTGCTCGTCATCGTGCTCGTGAGCGCCGGCGCGGGCGCGTACGCGACGGGTGTCGACACGAGTTTCACCCAGGAGGATTTCCTCCCGCCCGAAGAGACGCCCGACTACCTCGACGCGCTCCCGGAGCCGTTTGCACCCGCCGACTACTCGGTGGTGGCGACGCTGAACTTCCTCGAAGAGAAGTTCGAGACGACCCAGGGCGGGAGCGCGACCGTCTATCTGGAGACGAACATGGAACGCGACACGACGCTCGACGAGATTCACCGCGCCGGCGACGACCCGCCGGACTCGTTCGTCCGCTCCGGCGGACGCGCGGACGCCGAGAGCATCGTGACGGTCATCCAGTCGCAGGCCGAGAGCGACCCCGAGTTCCGCGCCGTCGTCGACCGCAACGACCCCGACGGCGACGGCATCCCCGACCGCAACCTCGACGACGTGTACGACGCGTTGCTGGACTCGTCGGCTCGCGCCGAGGCGCTGGACTATCTCTCCGAGGACCGCCGCAGCACTCGAATCGTCTACTCGACGAAGGCCAGCGCCGGGCAGAACGCGGTGACCGAGGACGCCCGCGACGTCGCCGACCGGTTCAGAGGTGACGCCGTCGCGACGGGCGACACCGTCGTGTTCAAGGCGGTGTCGGACCTCATCCTGCAGTCGGCGATTTCGAGTCTCGCGCTCGCACTCGGCGCAACCGTGGCGTTTCTCGTCTTCGTCTACTGGCTCGTCGAGGGGTATCCGTCGCTCGGCGTCGCCAACACCGTCCCCATCGGCGTCGCCGTCGCGCTCATCGCGGGAACGATGCGCCTCTTGAGCATCTCCTTTAACGCGTTCACGGCGACGATTCTCGCCATCACCATCGGCCTCGGCATCGACTACTCGGTCCACGTCGTCCACCGCTTCGTCGACGAGCGACGGAGTCATTCGCTTTTCACCGCGCTTGACCGGACCGTCCGCGGCACCGGCGGCGCGCTCGCGGGGAGCATGCTCACGACGACGTTCGGCATCGGCGTGCTCGTGCTCTCGCTGCTGCAGGTGCTCGGGCAGTTCGGCGTGCTGACGGCGCTCAGCATCACGTACTCCTTTTTCGTCTCGCTGCTCGTCCTCCCCTCGGTGCTCGTGTTGTGGGACCGCTATCAGGGCCACGACCCGGAAGTTCCCATCGGACACGGGACGACCGGCGGCCCGGCCCGCGGCGACGGCGTCGCGACGGACGGTGGGGTCGTAGACGCACCGGCCGGCGAACGGCGGACGCGGCCGGAAGCGAAACAGTCGAAAGGGCGCGCAGCGAGGTGGGAACGATGA